A genomic segment from Bradyrhizobium sp. CB1015 encodes:
- a CDS encoding GMC family oxidoreductase, which translates to MPRRLEGEFDYIVVGAGTAGCIVANRLSAAPSNRVLILEAGGDDNWIWFHIPVGYLFAIGNPRSDWMFKTEAEPGLNGRSLAYPRGKVIGGCSAINAMISMRGQAADYDHWRQLGLAGWGYDDVLPLFKRLEDHFLGASEHHGAGGGWRIEAPRLSWAILDAVGDAAEQMGIKRIPDFNTGDNEGTSYFHVNQKRGRRWSSARGFLKPALRRPNLRLEKHVLVDRVIIEQGRAVGVRFIQNGEIIEARAKREVVLSAGSIGSVQVLHRSGIGPADWLSPLGIDIVMDKPGLGRNLQDHLQQRAIYKVEGVRTLNETYYNLFRRGLMGLDYAFRRRGPLTMAPSQLGIFTRSDATRARANIQFHVQPLSLDKFGDPLHRFPAITVSACNLQPTSRGTVRLRSASPDEKPIIAPNYLSTDDDRQVAADAIRTTRRLMQQKALAKYRPSEYLPGPTVGDDDASLAKAAGDIGTTIFHPVGTAKMGTANDPMAVVDERLRFYGLSGLRIVDASIMPTITSGNTNTPTAMIAEKGATMILEDAK; encoded by the coding sequence ATGCCGAGGCGGCTTGAAGGTGAGTTTGACTACATTGTCGTCGGAGCTGGCACCGCGGGCTGCATCGTCGCCAACCGGCTGTCGGCTGCCCCAAGCAACCGCGTTCTCATCCTGGAAGCCGGCGGCGACGACAATTGGATCTGGTTCCACATCCCGGTCGGCTATCTCTTCGCCATCGGCAATCCGCGTTCGGACTGGATGTTCAAGACCGAGGCCGAGCCCGGCCTGAACGGCCGTTCGCTGGCCTATCCCCGCGGCAAGGTGATCGGCGGCTGCTCGGCGATCAACGCCATGATCTCGATGCGCGGCCAGGCTGCCGACTACGATCACTGGCGCCAGCTTGGCCTGGCCGGCTGGGGCTATGACGACGTGCTGCCGCTGTTCAAGCGCCTCGAGGACCACTTCCTCGGCGCCAGCGAGCATCACGGCGCCGGCGGCGGCTGGCGCATCGAGGCACCACGGCTGTCATGGGCCATTCTCGACGCCGTCGGTGACGCCGCCGAGCAGATGGGCATCAAGCGCATCCCGGATTTCAACACCGGCGACAACGAAGGCACCAGCTATTTCCACGTCAACCAGAAGCGCGGCCGGCGCTGGTCGTCGGCGCGCGGCTTCCTCAAGCCGGCCTTGAGGCGCCCCAATCTGCGCTTGGAGAAGCACGTGCTTGTCGACCGCGTGATCATCGAGCAGGGCCGCGCCGTCGGCGTGCGCTTCATCCAGAACGGCGAGATCATCGAGGCGCGCGCAAAGCGCGAGGTGGTGCTCTCGGCAGGCTCCATCGGCTCGGTGCAGGTGCTGCATCGCTCCGGCATCGGCCCTGCCGACTGGCTGTCGCCGCTCGGCATCGACATCGTCATGGACAAGCCCGGCCTCGGGCGCAATCTGCAGGATCACCTGCAACAGCGCGCGATCTACAAGGTCGAGGGCGTACGCACGCTGAACGAGACCTATTACAATCTGTTCCGCCGCGGTCTGATGGGACTCGACTACGCCTTCCGCCGCCGCGGTCCGCTGACCATGGCCCCGTCGCAGCTCGGCATCTTCACGCGCTCCGATGCGACGCGCGCCCGCGCCAACATCCAATTCCACGTGCAGCCGCTGTCGCTCGACAAGTTCGGCGATCCCCTGCATCGCTTCCCTGCAATCACCGTCAGCGCCTGCAATCTGCAGCCGACCTCGCGCGGCACCGTGCGGCTCCGTTCGGCGAGCCCCGACGAGAAGCCGATCATCGCGCCGAACTACCTGTCGACGGACGATGACCGCCAGGTCGCCGCGGACGCCATTCGCACCACGCGCCGACTGATGCAGCAGAAGGCGCTGGCAAAGTACCGGCCCAGCGAATATCTGCCGGGGCCGACGGTCGGCGACGACGACGCCTCGCTCGCCAAAGCCGCCGGCGATATCGGCACCACCATTTTCCACCCCGTCGGCACCGCAAAGATGGGCACGGCGAACGACCCGATGGCCGTGGTGGACGAACGGCTGCGGTTCTATGGCCTCAGCGGCTTGCGCATCGTCGACGCTTCGATCATGCCGACGATCACTTCGGGCAATACCAACACGCCGACCGCGATGATCGCGGAGAAGGGCGCGACGATGATCCTGGAGGACGCGAAGTAG
- a CDS encoding M20 aminoacylase family protein has product MPIVNRVADLQPDIQAWRRDIHQHPELLYDVHRTAAFVADRLREFGCDEVVTGLGQTGVVGVIKGNKPAGEGLKVIGMRADMDALPVEEQTNLPYASKTPGKMHACGHDGHTAMLLGAARYLAETRNFAGDAVVIFQPAEEGGAGGAAMVKDGLMERFGIEQVYGMHNGPGIPVGSFAIRPGPIMSATDEVDIMIEGVGGHAARPHKCVDSVLVGAQVITALQSIVSRSVDPLESAVISICEFHAGNARNVIPQTATLRGTIRTLTPEVRKLVEKRVHEVVAGVAQITGAKIDLHYKRNYPVVNNHAAETEVARRIATQVAGEAHVHEMAPLMGGEDFAYMLEARPGAFIFCGNGDSAGLHHPAYNFNDEAIVYGTSYWVKLVEEQLAAS; this is encoded by the coding sequence ATGCCCATCGTGAACCGCGTCGCCGACCTTCAACCCGATATCCAGGCCTGGCGGCGGGACATCCATCAGCACCCCGAGCTGCTGTACGATGTCCACCGCACCGCAGCATTCGTTGCGGACCGGTTGCGGGAGTTCGGCTGCGATGAGGTCGTGACCGGTCTCGGCCAGACCGGCGTCGTCGGCGTGATCAAGGGCAACAAGCCCGCCGGCGAGGGACTCAAGGTGATCGGCATGCGTGCCGACATGGACGCGCTGCCGGTCGAGGAGCAGACCAATCTGCCTTACGCCTCCAAGACCCCCGGCAAGATGCACGCCTGCGGCCATGACGGCCACACCGCGATGTTGCTCGGGGCGGCCCGCTATCTCGCCGAGACGCGCAATTTTGCCGGCGATGCCGTGGTGATCTTCCAGCCCGCCGAGGAGGGCGGTGCCGGCGGCGCGGCCATGGTCAAGGACGGCCTGATGGAGCGGTTCGGCATCGAGCAGGTCTACGGCATGCACAACGGCCCGGGCATTCCGGTCGGCTCGTTCGCGATCAGGCCAGGCCCCATCATGTCGGCGACCGACGAGGTCGACATCATGATCGAAGGCGTCGGCGGCCACGCCGCGCGTCCGCACAAATGCGTCGATTCCGTGCTGGTCGGCGCGCAGGTGATCACGGCCCTGCAGTCGATCGTCTCGCGCAGCGTCGATCCCCTGGAATCGGCGGTGATCTCGATCTGCGAATTCCACGCCGGCAACGCCCGCAACGTCATTCCGCAGACGGCGACGCTGAGAGGCACCATCCGCACGCTGACGCCGGAGGTGCGCAAGCTGGTCGAGAAGCGCGTCCATGAGGTCGTGGCGGGCGTGGCGCAGATCACCGGCGCCAAGATCGACCTGCACTACAAGCGCAATTATCCCGTCGTGAACAACCATGCGGCGGAAACCGAGGTGGCACGGCGCATCGCCACGCAGGTCGCGGGCGAAGCCCATGTCCACGAGATGGCGCCGCTGATGGGCGGCGAGGATTTCGCCTACATGCTGGAAGCGCGGCCCGGCGCCTTCATCTTCTGCGGCAACGGCGACAGCGCCGGCCTGCATCACCCCGCCTATAATTTCAACGACGAGGCGATCGTCTACGGCACGTCCTATTGGGTGAAGCTGGTCGAGGAGCAACTCGCGGCGTCTTAG
- a CDS encoding inorganic phosphate transporter, producing the protein MTDVAFDRAVADPAPVQPASRPNLDKGFNPLTMILFFGILAAGLLFVAYSIYVDVNATGTRVTTYLPYILLFIALLIALGFEFVNGFHDTANAVATVIYTHSLPAEVAVMWSGFFNFLGVLLSSGAVAFGIVSLLPVELILQVGSSAGFAMVFALLIAAILWNLGTWFFGLPASSSHTLIGSIIGVGVANAVMRGRDGTSGVDWTKATEIGYALLLSPLFGFICAATLLLVLKFIVRNPALYSAPEGNKAPPLWIRGLLIATCTGVSFAHGSNDGQKGMGLIMLILIGTVPTAYALNRALPESQVVQFQKTSDAAARVISAKGAGHSIIGDPRPAVTQYITLRHINEGTYPSLAVLVKEVGDQVAKYGTLNKLPAEAVGNTRNDMYMTSEAIRFLMKDKENDLNKEEIATLNAYKGSLDAATKFIPNWVKIAVAIALGLGTMIGWKRIVITVGEKIGKSHLTYAQGASAELVAAATIGAADVFGLPVSTTHVLSSGVAGTMAANGSGLQWSTIRNLLMAWVLTLPCAIMLSATLYVIFSRMF; encoded by the coding sequence ATGACCGATGTTGCATTCGACCGCGCGGTAGCAGATCCCGCGCCCGTCCAGCCGGCCTCGCGGCCAAATCTCGACAAGGGCTTCAATCCGCTGACGATGATCCTGTTCTTCGGCATCCTCGCCGCCGGCCTGCTGTTCGTCGCCTACAGCATCTATGTCGACGTCAACGCCACCGGCACGCGGGTGACGACCTATCTGCCCTACATCCTCCTGTTCATCGCGCTCCTGATCGCGCTCGGCTTCGAATTCGTCAACGGCTTCCACGACACCGCCAATGCGGTGGCGACCGTGATCTACACCCATTCGCTGCCGGCCGAGGTCGCGGTGATGTGGTCGGGCTTCTTCAACTTCCTCGGCGTGCTCCTGTCCTCCGGCGCGGTCGCCTTCGGCATCGTCTCGCTGCTGCCGGTCGAGTTGATCCTCCAGGTCGGCTCCAGCGCCGGCTTCGCCATGGTGTTCGCGCTGCTGATCGCCGCGATCCTGTGGAATCTCGGCACCTGGTTCTTCGGACTGCCCGCCTCCTCCTCGCACACGCTGATCGGCTCGATCATCGGCGTCGGTGTCGCCAACGCCGTCATGCGCGGCCGCGACGGCACCTCGGGCGTGGACTGGACCAAGGCGACCGAGATCGGCTACGCGCTGCTGCTGTCGCCCCTGTTCGGCTTCATCTGTGCCGCCACGCTGTTGCTCGTGCTCAAGTTCATCGTGCGCAACCCGGCGCTCTATTCCGCGCCTGAAGGCAACAAGGCGCCGCCGCTGTGGATCCGTGGCCTCTTGATCGCGACCTGCACCGGCGTCAGCTTCGCGCACGGCTCGAACGACGGCCAGAAGGGCATGGGCCTGATCATGCTGATCCTGATCGGCACCGTGCCGACGGCCTACGCGCTCAACCGAGCGCTGCCGGAATCCCAGGTCGTCCAGTTCCAGAAGACCTCGGATGCCGCCGCCAGGGTGATCTCGGCGAAGGGCGCCGGCCACAGCATCATCGGCGATCCCCGTCCCGCCGTGACGCAATACATCACGCTGCGCCACATCAACGAGGGCACCTATCCCTCGCTCGCCGTGCTGGTGAAGGAGGTCGGCGACCAGGTTGCCAAATACGGCACGCTGAACAAGCTGCCCGCGGAAGCCGTCGGCAACACCCGCAACGACATGTACATGACCTCCGAAGCGATCCGCTTCCTGATGAAGGACAAGGAGAACGATCTCAACAAGGAGGAGATCGCGACTCTGAACGCCTACAAGGGATCGCTCGACGCCGCCACGAAGTTCATCCCGAACTGGGTGAAGATCGCGGTCGCCATCGCGCTCGGCCTCGGCACCATGATCGGCTGGAAGCGCATCGTCATCACGGTCGGCGAGAAGATCGGCAAGAGCCATCTCACCTACGCGCAAGGAGCGTCCGCCGAGCTCGTGGCCGCCGCCACGATCGGCGCCGCCGACGTGTTCGGCCTGCCGGTCTCCACCACGCACGTGCTGTCGTCGGGCGTCGCCGGCACCATGGCCGCGAACGGTTCGGGCCTGCAATGGTCGACGATCCGCAACCTGCTGATGGCCTGGGTGCTGACGCTGCCCTGCGCGATCATGCTGTCGGCCACGCTCTACGTGATCTTCTCGCGGATGTTCTGA
- a CDS encoding UdgX family uracil-DNA binding protein (This protein belongs to the uracil DNA glycosylase superfamily, members of which act in excision repair of DNA. However, it belongs more specifically to UdgX branch, whose founding member was found to bind uracil in DNA (where it does not belong), without cleaving it, appears to promote DNA repair by a pathway involving RecA, rather than base excision.) translates to MQYITLDTETDFDGWRKAARSLVLHHVPPSDVTWTVQGREAELFAPQAPSPILEVNEGTFNVSGKFVELAKAAILHRDGERFAILYRLLFRLKDNHDLIEVATDPDVAQVTAMAKAVYRDEHKMHAFVRFREIGREREAHYVAWFEPEHHIVELAAPFFAKRFADMPWSILTPDLCAHWDGHALSFTPGVSKSEAPGEDRLEETWRRYYASIFNPARLKVKAMQAEMPKKYWRNLPEASIIKPLIEDAERMTGAMIANAATDPHKPQKRPEAPMKRKPAADELETLREEAAHCRACHLYKDATQTVFGEGPKNANIMLVGEQPGDKEDLAGHAFVGPAGQMLDRALEEAGVDRKKVYVTNAVKHFKFVPRGKIRLHQKPNTPEIRACRQWYEREVSAIQPDLIVAMGATAAQSVFGKITPIGKNRGRLIDLPDGRKALVTVHPSYLLRLPDPEAKVLEYRRFVEDLKIAAGLQKKAARAA, encoded by the coding sequence ATGCAGTACATCACCCTCGACACCGAAACCGATTTCGACGGCTGGCGCAAAGCCGCGCGGAGCCTCGTGCTTCACCACGTGCCGCCCAGCGATGTCACCTGGACCGTGCAGGGCCGCGAAGCCGAGCTGTTCGCGCCGCAAGCGCCGTCTCCGATCCTCGAAGTGAACGAGGGCACCTTCAACGTATCAGGCAAATTCGTCGAGCTCGCCAAGGCCGCGATCCTGCACCGCGATGGCGAGCGCTTTGCCATCCTGTATCGCCTGCTGTTCCGGCTGAAGGACAATCACGATCTCATCGAGGTCGCGACCGACCCCGATGTCGCGCAAGTCACTGCCATGGCGAAAGCGGTCTATCGCGACGAGCACAAGATGCATGCCTTCGTGCGCTTCCGCGAGATCGGCCGGGAACGCGAGGCGCATTACGTCGCCTGGTTCGAGCCGGAGCATCACATCGTCGAGCTTGCCGCGCCGTTCTTCGCCAAGCGCTTTGCCGACATGCCCTGGTCAATCCTGACGCCGGACCTCTGCGCGCATTGGGACGGCCATGCGCTCTCGTTCACGCCGGGCGTCAGCAAGAGCGAGGCGCCGGGCGAAGACCGGCTCGAGGAAACCTGGCGGCGCTACTATGCCAGCATCTTCAATCCGGCCCGGCTCAAGGTGAAGGCTATGCAGGCCGAGATGCCGAAGAAATATTGGAGGAACCTGCCCGAGGCTTCGATCATTAAGCCCTTGATCGAGGACGCCGAGCGCATGACCGGTGCCATGATCGCCAATGCCGCAACCGATCCGCATAAGCCTCAGAAGCGGCCGGAGGCTCCGATGAAACGCAAGCCAGCTGCCGACGAACTCGAAACGCTCCGCGAGGAGGCCGCGCATTGCCGCGCCTGCCATCTCTACAAGGACGCGACGCAGACGGTGTTCGGCGAAGGCCCGAAGAACGCCAATATCATGCTGGTCGGCGAGCAGCCCGGCGACAAGGAAGACCTCGCCGGCCACGCCTTCGTCGGCCCGGCCGGCCAGATGCTCGACCGTGCGCTGGAGGAAGCCGGCGTCGACCGCAAGAAGGTCTATGTCACCAACGCGGTGAAGCACTTCAAATTCGTGCCGCGCGGAAAGATCCGCCTGCACCAGAAGCCGAACACACCTGAGATCCGGGCGTGCCGGCAATGGTATGAGCGGGAAGTTTCGGCAATCCAGCCGGATCTCATCGTGGCGATGGGCGCCACCGCCGCGCAAAGCGTGTTCGGCAAGATCACTCCGATCGGCAAGAACCGCGGCCGGTTGATCGATCTTCCCGACGGGCGCAAAGCGCTCGTGACGGTGCATCCGTCCTACCTGCTGCGGCTGCCCGATCCCGAAGCCAAGGTGCTGGAGTATCGACGCTTTGTCGAGGATCTGAAGATCGCCGCCGGCCTGCAGAAGAAGGCCGCACGGGCCGCCTAA